The proteins below come from a single Natranaerofaba carboxydovora genomic window:
- a CDS encoding ABC transporter permease has product MEVIYMMALRQMKLFYRSRPRVLGSIAQPTLFLLALGLGFGPVFEQAGDIDYIQYLTPGIIGMSLLFGSMMNGMSIIWDKKFGFLKETLVAPASRVGLLIGRCLGGAITAMLQGLIVFALSSIVMGYRLGHIGVVPLFIAVMLVIAMLFSLLGTVIAAKVDDMEAFPTVMNFLILPMFFLSGAIFPIENLPPFVATLTSFNPMTYGVNLLRATMNVEAGFLNLFDLFILLALITILLVIGRSVFKKIET; this is encoded by the coding sequence GTGGAAGTCATATATATGATGGCACTTAGACAGATGAAATTATTTTACCGCTCCAGACCAAGAGTTTTGGGTTCAATAGCACAACCAACTTTATTTTTACTTGCATTAGGCCTTGGCTTTGGACCGGTTTTTGAGCAGGCCGGTGACATCGATTATATTCAGTACCTAACCCCAGGTATTATAGGTATGTCTCTTCTTTTCGGCTCAATGATGAACGGTATGTCTATTATTTGGGATAAGAAATTCGGCTTTTTGAAAGAAACTCTGGTAGCTCCAGCTTCAAGGGTAGGTCTATTAATAGGACGCTGTCTTGGAGGAGCTATCACCGCCATGCTTCAAGGATTAATCGTTTTCGCTTTAAGCAGTATAGTAATGGGGTATAGATTAGGGCACATAGGCGTTGTACCTTTATTTATTGCTGTAATGCTAGTTATTGCTATGCTTTTCTCTTTACTTGGCACTGTTATCGCTGCAAAAGTCGATGACATGGAAGCTTTTCCTACAGTAATGAATTTTCTAATCTTGCCAATGTTCTTTTTGTCGGGAGCTATATTTCCTATCGAAAACCTTCCACCATTCGTAGCAACTTTAACTAGTTTCAACCCAATGACTTATGGGGTTAATCTTCTTCGGGCTACTATGAATGTTGAAGCTGGATTTTTGAATCTATTTGACCTTTTTATTTTGCTGGCCTTAATAACAATTTTGCTTGTTATAGGAAGGTCTGTATTTAAAAAAATCGAAACTTAA
- a CDS encoding ABC transporter ATP-binding protein: protein MENQNQVIEVNNLTKKFNGLTAVNDISFNVPEGDIFAFLGPNGAGKSTAIKILTTVLRPTSGEVKVNGYDIEKDEHKIREAIGVVFQEHTLDSELTAYENLYYHCVLYGVPKNERKDRIENMLNNVGLWDRKDSQIKTFSGGMKRRIEIIRGLLHFPKILILDEPTTGLDAQTRFFLWNHIEEVNKDYKITIFLTSHNLEEAEKVARNIAIIDNGKIFAEGTTDEIKQKTNTGSLERAFLEITGYELRY, encoded by the coding sequence TTGGAAAATCAAAATCAGGTAATTGAAGTTAATAATTTAACGAAAAAATTTAATGGTTTAACAGCAGTTAATGATATCTCTTTTAATGTTCCAGAAGGAGATATATTTGCTTTTCTAGGTCCAAACGGTGCAGGAAAAAGCACAGCGATAAAAATTTTGACTACAGTACTTCGCCCTACTTCCGGGGAAGTAAAAGTTAATGGTTATGATATAGAAAAGGACGAACACAAAATCAGGGAAGCCATCGGAGTGGTTTTTCAAGAACATACTCTAGACAGTGAACTAACGGCTTACGAAAATCTTTATTATCACTGTGTACTTTATGGTGTACCAAAAAACGAAAGAAAAGACAGAATAGAAAATATGTTAAATAACGTAGGTTTATGGGACCGAAAAGATAGTCAGATAAAAACTTTTTCCGGTGGTATGAAAAGAAGAATTGAAATTATACGAGGGCTTTTACATTTCCCAAAAATCCTGATTTTAGATGAACCTACTACAGGTTTAGACGCCCAAACTCGCTTTTTTCTCTGGAACCACATAGAAGAAGTTAACAAAGATTACAAAATTACGATTTTTCTGACCAGCCATAACCTTGAAGAAGCAGAAAAGGTAGCTCGTAACATTGCTATAATAGATAACGGTAAAATTTTTGCAGAAGGTACTACAGATGAAATAAAGCAAAAAACTAATACAGGTTCACTTGAAAGAGCTTTTCTTGAAATCACAGGTTATGAGTTAAGATATTAA
- a CDS encoding aspartate ammonia-lyase, with protein sequence METEKEVEMRTEKDAFGEKKITSEAYYGIQTVRAKENFPITGHKINPELIKSLGMVKWASAKANMERGKLSKKLGQAIKQASKEMMSGKFDDQFIIDVIHGGAGTPVNMNANEIIANRALELIGEKKGSYNIISPNTHVNMSQSTNDVIPTAFNIALVNLGKKLIANLDDLHEALFDKEKEFDDVLKTGRTHLQDAVPIRLGQEFGAYTRFVSRDIRRIDKALKELKYINLGATAVGTGLNADLMYIEEARDQLNYISGWELEISEHLVDATQNMDDYVNLSGALKTCAVNLSKMCNDIRLMASGPKCGLMEIKLPAVQAGSSIMPGKVNPVIPEVINQISFQVIGNDQSISMAAEAGQLELNVMTSVLFHNLFESLESLTNGVEVLTEKCITKIKANKERCYELVERSIGIITALNPHIGYENASEVAFESLETGKGVREIVLEKGLLPEEKINKILHPQEMTEPGIAGDIDDDGTSNLYFGKK encoded by the coding sequence ATGGAAACTGAAAAAGAGGTAGAAATGAGAACAGAAAAAGATGCATTTGGTGAAAAGAAAATTACGTCAGAAGCATATTATGGGATCCAAACAGTGCGTGCTAAAGAAAACTTTCCTATTACTGGTCACAAAATAAATCCTGAACTAATCAAATCTTTAGGTATGGTCAAATGGGCCTCCGCCAAAGCAAATATGGAAAGAGGTAAATTATCCAAAAAGCTAGGTCAGGCTATTAAGCAAGCAAGTAAAGAGATGATGTCTGGAAAATTTGATGACCAATTCATTATTGATGTAATCCATGGTGGAGCTGGCACCCCTGTTAATATGAATGCTAATGAAATAATTGCAAACAGGGCTTTAGAATTAATTGGAGAAAAGAAAGGCTCTTATAATATTATTTCTCCAAATACTCACGTTAATATGTCCCAATCTACTAATGATGTAATACCAACTGCATTTAATATTGCATTAGTTAATTTAGGTAAAAAATTAATAGCAAATCTTGATGATCTTCATGAAGCTTTATTTGATAAAGAAAAGGAATTTGATGATGTTCTAAAGACTGGTCGAACTCATCTACAAGATGCTGTGCCGATTAGATTAGGACAAGAGTTCGGAGCTTATACAAGGTTTGTATCTAGAGATATCAGAAGAATAGACAAGGCGCTAAAAGAGCTAAAATATATTAACCTTGGTGCTACTGCAGTTGGGACAGGCCTTAATGCAGATCTTATGTATATTGAAGAGGCTAGAGACCAGCTAAACTATATCAGTGGGTGGGAGCTTGAGATCAGTGAGCATTTAGTAGATGCTACCCAAAACATGGATGATTACGTTAACTTGTCAGGTGCACTAAAAACCTGTGCTGTTAATCTATCCAAAATGTGTAATGATATTAGATTAATGGCTTCTGGGCCAAAATGTGGATTGATGGAAATTAAGCTTCCCGCAGTTCAAGCAGGATCTTCAATTATGCCTGGAAAGGTGAATCCTGTCATACCGGAAGTAATAAACCAAATTTCTTTTCAGGTTATTGGCAATGATCAGTCAATCTCAATGGCAGCTGAAGCTGGTCAGCTTGAATTAAATGTAATGACTTCAGTATTATTTCACAATTTATTTGAGTCTTTAGAAAGCTTGACTAATGGTGTAGAAGTTTTAACTGAAAAATGCATTACCAAGATTAAAGCTAACAAAGAACGCTGTTATGAGCTTGTAGAAAGAAGTATTGGTATAATTACTGCACTTAATCCTCATATAGGTTATGAAAACGCTTCAGAAGTAGCTTTTGAATCTTTAGAAACTGGTAAGGGTGTAAGAGAAATAGTTTTAGAAAAGGGTTTACTTCCAGAGGAGAAGATAAATAAAATACTTCATCCTCAGGAAATGACTGAACCCGGGATAGCTGGTGATATAGATGATGATGGAACGTCTAACCTTTATTTTGGGAAGAAATAA
- a CDS encoding SLC13 family permease encodes MLWAQLVMALTLILMISGKTPLYITAIVGATVSGIVAGFPITGDEGTTIVSMVNDGLNPVIADMAGVLLFIGIMEKAGFLDAIIKKIIYVGRKLGGGPGVCTAGGIAAGVIGALTGFTQPAITASVTGPAATKLGVDANKVAGVQAHAGHLGNFGGFTHPTQVAVIATAGIGFGMINLIGTLTALSVFAISYLRLKREEVSKRIELSKEKIDEIAASLEDSEVDSFGKAIFPFIVLVVGFAMGYPVFIVGILCSLLVAFLGGISLFDGEKAMLEGAKRVATPLVATIGFLFMSSVIENIGLPDLLSVWFDPVLSVAPIQTMFIVSALAGFVTQSKGASAAIVVPFLGIVLNTGVDPLTAAAAAAGPAALMQYFLTGGPVAALATAIPVVPGSELKPANKFQRPSILGGLAVLFVITLLMGIIL; translated from the coding sequence ATGTTATGGGCACAGTTAGTTATGGCACTTACATTGATTCTAATGATTAGCGGAAAGACCCCTTTATACATCACTGCGATTGTAGGTGCAACTGTATCAGGGATAGTAGCGGGTTTTCCTATTACAGGTGACGAAGGCACAACGATAGTTTCAATGGTTAATGATGGACTAAACCCTGTAATAGCTGATATGGCCGGGGTGTTATTATTTATAGGAATTATGGAGAAAGCTGGATTTTTGGATGCTATAATCAAAAAGATCATCTATGTAGGTCGGAAATTAGGTGGAGGGCCTGGTGTATGTACTGCAGGAGGTATTGCAGCAGGAGTGATCGGAGCACTAACTGGATTTACTCAGCCTGCAATAACAGCGTCAGTAACTGGACCTGCAGCCACAAAACTAGGTGTAGATGCTAATAAAGTTGCTGGTGTTCAAGCACATGCAGGACATTTGGGTAACTTTGGAGGCTTTACCCATCCAACCCAGGTCGCTGTTATAGCTACTGCAGGTATCGGTTTTGGTATGATAAATTTAATTGGAACGCTAACAGCTCTTTCGGTATTTGCAATTAGTTACTTGAGACTAAAAAGAGAAGAAGTAAGCAAAAGAATTGAACTATCTAAAGAAAAAATTGATGAAATTGCTGCTTCTTTAGAAGATAGTGAAGTGGACTCTTTCGGTAAGGCCATTTTCCCCTTTATAGTTCTAGTTGTTGGATTTGCCATGGGGTATCCTGTCTTTATAGTAGGTATCCTATGTTCACTGTTAGTTGCATTTCTTGGAGGAATATCTCTATTTGATGGTGAAAAAGCAATGTTAGAGGGTGCTAAAAGAGTAGCTACCCCTCTTGTTGCAACAATTGGTTTCTTGTTTATGTCATCTGTTATCGAGAATATTGGACTGCCAGATTTATTATCAGTTTGGTTTGATCCTGTCTTAAGTGTGGCTCCAATTCAAACAATGTTTATTGTGTCTGCTCTAGCAGGATTTGTAACCCAGTCGAAGGGAGCTTCTGCTGCAATAGTAGTTCCATTTTTGGGAATAGTATTAAATACAGGTGTTGATCCGCTAACTGCAGCAGCTGCTGCAGCAGGCCCTGCCGCGTTAATGCAGTACTTTTTAACTGGTGGGCCGGTAGCTGCACTAGCAACGGCGATTCCTGTAGTTCCAGGCTCAGAACTAAAGCCTGCAAACAAGTTCCAGAGACCATCAATATTAGGAGGTCTTGCAGTATTGTTTGTAATTACTCTTTTGATGGGAATAATATTATAA